A genome region from Prionailurus bengalensis isolate Pbe53 chromosome B4, Fcat_Pben_1.1_paternal_pri, whole genome shotgun sequence includes the following:
- the LOC122472314 gene encoding olfactory receptor 8S1-like yields MRNHSVVSEFILFGLSADPQIEVLLFVLFLVIYLLTLMGNLMLLLVIRADSYLHTPMYFFLGQLSFLDLCHSSVTVPKLLENLLSEKKTISVEGCLAQAFFVFATGGTESCLLTVMAYDRYVAISSPLLYGQMMNRQLCMGLVWGSWSVAFLDALINILVALNLDFCGAQNIHHFSCELPSLYSLSCCDVSASFTVLLCSSLLHFFGNFLLIFFSYVCILFTILSMNATTGRNKAFSTCSSHLTAVIFFYGSGLLRYLMPNLGSTQELIFSLHYSVVTPMLNPVIYSLKNKEVKAAVRRILRKRV; encoded by the coding sequence ATGAGAAACCACAGTGTTGTTTCTGAGTTCATCCTCTTCGGGCTGTCTGCTGACCCCCAGATCGAGGTTCTCCTCTTTGTACTGTTCCTTGTTATTTACCTCCTGACCCTGATGGGGAACCTGATGCTGCTGTTGGTGATTAGGGCTGATTCTtacctccacacccccatgtacttcttcctgggaCAGTTGTCCTTCCTGGatctctgccactcctctgtcACTGTGCCCAAGCTGTTGGAGAACCTCCTGTCTGAAAAGAAAACCATCTCAGTAGAGGGCTGCCTGGCTCAGGCCTTCTTTGTGTTTGCCACTGGGGGCACTGAATCCTGCCTACTCACTgtcatggcctatgaccgctatgttGCCATCAGCTCCCCTTTGCTCTATGGCCAGATGATGAACAGACAATTGTGTATGGGGCTGGTGTGGGGCTCATGGAGTGTGGCTTTTTTGGATGCTCTTATCAATATCCTTGTAGCTCTCAATTTAGATTTCTGTGGGGCTCAAAATATACATCACTTCAGCTGTGAACTGCCTTCTCTCTACTCTTTGTCTTGCTGCGACGTGTCTGCAAGTTTTACTGTCCTGCTGTGCTCCAGCCTCCTGCATTTCTTTGGAAATTTCCTCCTGatatttttctcctatgtttgcATTTTGTTCACCATCCTGAGTATGAATGCTACCACAGGCAGAAAcaaggccttctccacctgctcctcccacctcacTGCAGTGATCTTCTTTTATGGCTCAGGATTACTCCGCTATCTCATGCCAAATTTAGGATCCACTCAAGAGTTAATCTTCTCCTTGCACTATAGTGTGGTCACTCCTATGCTGAATCCTGTCATCTACAGCCTGAAGAACAAAGAGGTGAAGGCAGCCGTGAGAAGAATTTTGAGAAAACGTGTCTAG